The following coding sequences lie in one Hyalangium ruber genomic window:
- a CDS encoding sensor histidine kinase yields the protein MATMAMTAAARKTLSLENKSPAPRSRPVDADTVSNVVSLESLLRESPVDLVDLAQDVVAQMLTEGRLEQVEVMYHLPEEPVQVNLPRSQLSAVVEQLVASAVEAMKAVADRKHLLRVIVEPADEFGDYGPRLKVQDTGAAVVIEDAMQAAIDAAEQMGAALTVKPRPTGGNMFTVDVPTAKVVNASW from the coding sequence ATGGCCACGATGGCGATGACGGCAGCTGCTCGCAAGACCCTGTCGCTGGAGAACAAGTCTCCGGCCCCGCGGTCGCGTCCGGTGGACGCCGACACGGTGAGCAATGTGGTCTCGCTGGAGTCCCTGCTTCGCGAGTCGCCGGTGGACCTGGTGGACCTGGCGCAGGACGTGGTGGCCCAGATGCTGACCGAGGGTCGGCTGGAGCAGGTGGAGGTGATGTACCACCTGCCGGAGGAGCCGGTGCAGGTGAACCTGCCCCGCAGCCAGCTGTCGGCGGTGGTGGAGCAGCTGGTGGCCAGCGCCGTGGAGGCGATGAAGGCGGTGGCCGACCGCAAGCACCTGCTGCGCGTGATTGTGGAGCCGGCGGATGAGTTCGGCGACTACGGCCCGCGGCTGAAGGTGCAGGACACGGGCGCCGCCGTGGTCATCGAGGACGCGATGCAGGCGGCCATCGACGCGGCGGAGCAGATGGGCGCTGCGCTCACGGTGAAGCCCCGCCCCACCGGCGGCAACATGTTCACGGTGGACGTGCCGACGGCGAAGGTGGTCAACGCCTCCTGGTAG
- a CDS encoding ABC transporter permease, whose amino-acid sequence MLELLEALLFSTLDAAPALIFAALGGVLSERAGVVNVGVEGQMRAGAFCAAVAALAMPTPLAVVMGMLAGAALASVHGYLSIRWRSDQVVSGMAINLVALAGGTFLLEALFSPNGTPPIDQLPRWELPLIHHVPLLRALSDHPGLAYLSLVLPFAFHAVLHQTALGLRLRAVGEKPHAVATLGLSVAGLRWGAVLGGGMLTGLGGAVLSTAVLDRFEQHTPAGLGFMALAAMVFGRWTPLGAFGAACFFAFGNALRIGLASSAPEILEVVPQGFLLALPYLLTLVLLAIQGQRSSAPAALGTPYEQESR is encoded by the coding sequence GTGCTTGAGCTTCTCGAGGCGCTGCTGTTCTCCACCCTGGACGCGGCGCCGGCGCTCATCTTCGCGGCGCTGGGCGGGGTGCTCTCCGAGCGCGCCGGCGTGGTGAACGTGGGCGTGGAGGGGCAGATGCGCGCGGGCGCCTTCTGCGCGGCGGTGGCGGCGCTGGCCATGCCCACGCCCCTGGCGGTGGTGATGGGCATGCTCGCGGGCGCGGCGCTGGCCTCGGTGCATGGCTACCTCAGCATCCGCTGGCGCTCGGACCAGGTGGTGTCCGGCATGGCCATCAACCTGGTGGCCCTGGCCGGCGGCACCTTCCTGCTGGAAGCCCTCTTCAGCCCCAACGGAACGCCGCCCATCGACCAGCTGCCGCGCTGGGAGCTGCCGCTGATCCACCACGTGCCCCTGCTGCGGGCGCTCTCGGACCACCCGGGGCTGGCGTACCTGTCGCTGGTGCTGCCCTTCGCCTTCCACGCGGTGCTGCACCAGACGGCGCTGGGCCTGCGGCTGCGCGCGGTGGGCGAAAAGCCGCACGCGGTGGCCACCCTGGGCCTGAGCGTGGCGGGGCTGCGCTGGGGCGCGGTGCTGGGCGGAGGCATGCTGACGGGGCTCGGCGGCGCGGTGCTCTCCACCGCCGTGCTGGACCGCTTCGAGCAGCACACCCCGGCGGGCCTGGGCTTCATGGCCCTGGCCGCCATGGTCTTCGGCCGGTGGACCCCCCTGGGAGCCTTCGGCGCCGCCTGCTTCTTCGCCTTCGGCAACGCCCTGCGGATTGGCCTGGCCTCCAGCGCCCCGGAAATCCTGGAAGTCGTCCCCCAGGGTTTCCTGCTGGCCCTGCCCTACCTGCTCACGCTGGTGCTGCTGGCCATCCAGGGCCAGCGCAGCAGCGCGCCGGCCGCCCTGGGCACCCCCTACGAGCAGGAATCCCGCTAA
- a CDS encoding ABC transporter permease: MSERWRSAVPSILSVLLALVVCWIAIALTRDVKVAGEAYLQMLFGGIGQWPRYLDGGDVGVLARPLGESAGKAALLILTGLSVAVAFKAGLFNIGAQGQMVLGALAAAVVGAQVSLPAPLHLPLALLAAAVAGALWALIAAALKLLRGVHEVISTIMLNWVAVSLVDNWLVVGPLRAVSTGGHSVSGTAELLPTSHLPRLLGDISRLHLGFPLALVVALAVWVWLIRTRRGFETRAAGMGAEAARAAGIPVKQRAAEAMGLSGALAGLAGAVLVLGTEFRYPGALGAPYGFDGIAIALIGNNHPVGVTLSALFFGILRAGGTRMQLLGVHKTFPELIQGLALLFVAGRLIWLALLKRRKAAVASPEVPRA, encoded by the coding sequence ATGAGTGAGCGCTGGCGCTCGGCGGTCCCCTCCATCCTCTCGGTGTTGCTGGCGTTGGTGGTGTGCTGGATCGCCATCGCGCTCACGCGGGACGTCAAGGTGGCCGGAGAGGCCTACCTGCAGATGCTCTTTGGCGGCATCGGCCAGTGGCCCCGCTACCTGGACGGCGGAGACGTGGGCGTGCTGGCCCGTCCGCTGGGTGAGTCCGCGGGCAAGGCCGCGCTGCTCATCCTCACCGGGCTGTCGGTGGCGGTGGCCTTCAAGGCGGGCCTGTTCAACATCGGCGCGCAGGGGCAGATGGTGCTGGGCGCGCTCGCCGCGGCGGTGGTGGGCGCGCAGGTCTCCCTGCCAGCCCCGCTGCACCTGCCCCTGGCGCTGCTGGCGGCGGCGGTGGCCGGGGCGCTGTGGGCATTGATTGCCGCGGCGCTCAAGCTGCTGCGCGGCGTCCACGAGGTCATCTCCACCATCATGCTCAACTGGGTGGCGGTGAGCCTGGTGGACAACTGGCTGGTGGTGGGCCCGCTGCGAGCGGTGTCCACCGGAGGCCACTCGGTGTCGGGCACGGCGGAGCTGCTGCCCACCTCGCACCTGCCCCGCTTGCTGGGGGACATCTCCCGACTGCACCTGGGCTTCCCGCTGGCGCTGGTCGTGGCGCTGGCCGTCTGGGTGTGGCTCATCCGCACGCGGCGGGGCTTCGAGACGCGCGCGGCGGGCATGGGCGCGGAGGCGGCGCGGGCGGCGGGCATCCCCGTGAAGCAGCGGGCGGCCGAGGCCATGGGCCTGTCCGGCGCGCTGGCGGGGCTGGCGGGCGCGGTGCTGGTGCTGGGCACCGAGTTCCGCTACCCCGGGGCGCTCGGAGCGCCCTACGGCTTCGACGGCATCGCCATCGCGCTCATCGGCAACAACCACCCGGTGGGGGTGACGCTCTCGGCGCTCTTCTTCGGAATCCTTCGCGCGGGCGGCACGCGCATGCAGCTGCTCGGCGTCCACAAGACCTTCCCCGAGCTCATCCAAGGCCTGGCCCTGCTCTTCGTGGCTGGCCGGCTCATCTGGCTGGCGCTGCTGAAGCGACGCAAGGCGGCGGTGGCTTCCCCCGAGGTGCCGCGTGCTTGA
- a CDS encoding ABC transporter ATP-binding protein, translating to MAALDDVSLDIGAGELLALVGENGAGKSSLMNVLYGLYHPDAGDIVIDGQPVHFKSPRDAIARGIGMVHQHFMLVPTLTVAENVVLGREPTRLGRFDLDRACTEVAATCQRFGFQLDPRAPVDTLSVGSQQKVEIVKALHRGAQVLILDEPTAVLTPQESEDLFRVARGLKEQGRTVVFISHKLREVLSVAERIAVMRRGKLVAEVKAAETDANTLANLMVGEMRASTGVAEPYHPPTGDVVLAAKNLQARGADGRPALRGVALAVHAGEIVGIAGVDGNGQRELAEVLTGLRPLDDGHGMLLGAPLKRLSPAEARRRGVSHVPEDRLWRAVVKGMSVEENMALGRQGQEPFARGPWLDFANRRKRTQALLTAYDVRPPDPTAPIQGLSGGNQQKVVVARELDAQPKLVVVVQPTRGLDISAVAQVRARLREERARGAGVLLISLDLEEVLEMSDRIYVLFEGRVTGTFTRPEFDEQEIGRRMMCAVEPSHE from the coding sequence GTGGCCGCGCTGGACGACGTGTCTCTCGACATCGGCGCGGGCGAGCTGCTCGCGCTGGTGGGTGAGAACGGCGCGGGCAAGTCCAGCCTGATGAACGTCCTGTACGGGCTCTATCACCCGGACGCGGGCGACATCGTCATCGACGGCCAGCCGGTGCATTTCAAGAGCCCCCGGGACGCCATCGCCCGGGGGATTGGCATGGTGCATCAGCACTTCATGCTGGTGCCCACGCTGACGGTGGCCGAGAACGTGGTGCTCGGCCGCGAGCCGACGCGCCTGGGCCGCTTCGACCTGGACCGGGCGTGTACGGAGGTGGCCGCCACGTGCCAGCGCTTCGGCTTCCAGCTGGACCCGCGGGCGCCGGTGGACACGCTGAGCGTGGGCTCGCAGCAGAAGGTGGAGATCGTCAAGGCGCTGCACCGGGGCGCGCAGGTGCTCATCCTCGACGAGCCCACGGCGGTGCTCACGCCGCAGGAGTCCGAAGACCTTTTCCGGGTGGCGCGCGGGCTCAAGGAGCAGGGGCGCACGGTGGTCTTCATCAGCCACAAGCTGCGCGAGGTGCTCAGCGTGGCCGAGCGCATCGCCGTCATGCGGCGCGGCAAGTTGGTGGCCGAGGTGAAGGCGGCGGAGACGGACGCGAACACGCTGGCCAACCTCATGGTGGGCGAGATGCGAGCGAGCACCGGGGTGGCGGAGCCCTACCACCCACCCACGGGCGACGTGGTGCTGGCGGCGAAGAACCTGCAGGCGCGCGGGGCGGACGGGCGCCCGGCGCTGCGCGGGGTGGCGCTGGCGGTACACGCCGGGGAAATCGTCGGCATCGCGGGGGTGGACGGCAACGGGCAGCGCGAGCTGGCCGAGGTGCTCACCGGGCTGCGCCCGCTGGACGACGGGCACGGAATGTTGCTGGGCGCGCCGCTCAAGCGCCTGTCGCCGGCCGAGGCCCGGCGGCGCGGGGTGAGCCACGTGCCCGAGGACCGGCTGTGGCGCGCGGTGGTGAAGGGCATGAGCGTGGAGGAGAACATGGCGCTGGGCCGGCAGGGGCAGGAGCCCTTCGCGCGCGGCCCGTGGCTGGACTTCGCCAACCGGCGCAAGCGCACCCAGGCGCTGCTGACGGCGTATGACGTGCGGCCGCCGGATCCGACGGCGCCCATCCAGGGGCTGTCGGGCGGCAACCAGCAGAAGGTGGTGGTGGCGCGCGAGCTGGACGCGCAGCCGAAGCTGGTGGTGGTGGTGCAGCCCACGCGCGGGCTGGACATCAGCGCGGTGGCGCAGGTGCGCGCGCGGCTGCGCGAGGAGCGGGCCCGGGGCGCCGGGGTGCTGCTCATCTCCCTGGACTTGGAAGAGGTGCTGGAGATGTCGGACCGCATCTATGTGCTCTTCGAGGGTCGCGTGACGGGCACCTTCACGCGGCCGGAGTTCGACGAGCAGGAGATCGGCCGGCGGATGATGTGCGCGGTGGAGCCCAGCCATGAGTGA
- a CDS encoding BMP family lipoprotein, whose translation MTRSLRLSVLAVVALLGACKKEEPPPAPPAPAAQQEQPKAEAAKPPEPPAAKSYKVGLVIDVGGRGDHSFNDAALRGLETWAAGKKYEGGSYVTAPAEEVKQSITPDLASLQPPITAQPIEPLVIQSKSPEDYEPNLQLLVDQGSDLTVGNGFLLESAVETVAKQNPKAQFLLVDSLILDAQNKPYQLPNVRAVVFKEHEGSFLVGALAGLVTKTGKVGFVGGMEVPLIKKFEAGYRAGVKTTNAKAEPGLMSVYTGSFNNVAAGKQVAQDLLKKGADVIFHAAGADGLGVIQAVKEARATGKQVYVIGVDSDQSHVAPEVVLTSMLKHVDLAIYTASKDLTEGKFSAGEQELGIKEGGVGYAEVRLDFPGKAEALQKVEALRQRIASGELKVPATKDEVSSYKPAP comes from the coding sequence ATGACCCGATCCCTCCGCCTGTCCGTCCTGGCCGTAGTGGCGCTGCTGGGCGCCTGTAAGAAGGAAGAGCCCCCTCCTGCCCCCCCCGCGCCCGCCGCGCAGCAGGAGCAGCCCAAGGCCGAAGCCGCCAAGCCGCCCGAGCCGCCCGCCGCCAAGAGCTACAAGGTGGGACTCGTCATCGACGTGGGCGGTCGCGGAGACCACTCCTTCAATGACGCAGCGCTCCGTGGCCTGGAGACCTGGGCCGCCGGCAAGAAGTACGAGGGTGGCAGCTACGTCACCGCGCCGGCCGAGGAGGTCAAGCAGTCCATCACCCCGGACCTGGCCAGCCTCCAGCCGCCCATCACCGCGCAGCCCATCGAGCCGCTGGTCATCCAGAGCAAGTCCCCGGAGGACTACGAGCCCAACCTGCAGCTCTTGGTGGACCAGGGCTCGGACCTGACGGTGGGCAACGGCTTCCTGCTGGAGAGCGCCGTGGAGACGGTGGCCAAGCAGAACCCGAAGGCCCAGTTCCTGCTGGTGGACAGCCTGATCCTCGACGCGCAGAACAAGCCGTACCAGCTGCCCAACGTGCGCGCCGTCGTCTTCAAGGAGCACGAGGGCAGCTTCCTGGTGGGCGCGCTGGCGGGCCTGGTAACGAAGACGGGCAAGGTGGGCTTCGTGGGCGGCATGGAGGTGCCCCTCATCAAGAAGTTCGAGGCGGGCTACCGCGCGGGCGTGAAGACGACGAACGCCAAGGCGGAGCCGGGGCTGATGTCCGTCTACACGGGCAGCTTCAACAACGTGGCGGCGGGCAAGCAGGTGGCGCAGGACCTGCTGAAGAAGGGCGCGGACGTCATCTTCCACGCGGCGGGTGCGGACGGCCTGGGCGTCATCCAGGCGGTGAAGGAGGCGCGGGCGACGGGCAAGCAGGTGTACGTCATCGGCGTGGACTCGGACCAGTCGCACGTGGCGCCCGAGGTGGTGCTGACCTCGATGCTCAAGCACGTGGACCTGGCCATCTACACCGCGTCCAAGGACCTGACCGAGGGCAAGTTCAGCGCCGGCGAGCAGGAGCTGGGAATCAAGGAGGGCGGCGTGGGTTACGCCGAGGTCCGCCTGGACTTCCCGGGCAAGGCCGAGGCGCTGCAGAAGGTGGAGGCCCTGCGTCAGCGCATCGCGTCCGGGGAGCTGAAGGTCCCGGCGACCAAGGACGAGGTCTCCTCCTACAAGCCCGCGCCCTGA